In Tursiops truncatus isolate mTurTru1 chromosome X, mTurTru1.mat.Y, whole genome shotgun sequence, the following proteins share a genomic window:
- the LOC117310227 gene encoding sororin-like, translating into MAKALPLYIRIKITRTSDSREGDLDARDLEMSKKVRRSYSRLETPGSASTSTPGRWSCSGFEGLLATEDLAGVSPVVGSKLTEVPRVPVKPWAPDTTLPGISPPAVKEKRKKRKVPEILKSELDEWAAAMNAEFEAAEQFDLLVE; encoded by the exons ATGGCAAAAGCACTGCCCTTGTATATTCGGATCAAGATAACTAGGACA TCCGACTCCAGGGAAGGAGACCTGGACGCCAGAGACTTGGAAATGTCCAAGAAAGTCAGGCGATCCTACAGCCGCCTGGAGACTCCTGGCTcggcctccacctccaccccaggtCGCTGGTCCTGCTCTGGCTTTGAGGGGCTGCTGGCCACAGAAGACTTGGCTGGAGTCTCGCCTGTGGTGGGTTCAAAGCTAACTGAGGTCCCCAGGGTCCCTGTGAAGCCCTGGGCCCCAGACACAACTCTCCCTGGAATCTCTCCCCCGGCCGTGAAAGAGAAACGAAAGAAGAGGAAGGTGCCGGAGATCTTGAAATCGGAGCTGGATGAGTGGGCCGCGGCCATGAATGCTGAATTTGAAGCTGCTGAGCAGTTTGATCTCCTGGTTGAATGA